In the Bacillus horti genome, TTTCAGACACAGTTCGTCAAAATAGGTATAAAATCTTTAATAATAAAGGTTTTTTCAAGTTATTTCAAATAATAAAATGGAGGGAGGCTGGTACATCAAGAGTTTAGGAACCCGATCAATCATAAAGCCATGTCACAATAGTCAACATATTGGAATTAATGTATGGAGAGGGGAACAGCATGAAGAAAAAGGCCAGTCTTTTTTTCTTTTTTTTACTTGCCTCACTATTAGTAGTAGGTACATATTCTGAGGTAGGTGTAAGCGCAAATCAGGCGATTAAATTAATCGTTGAAGGAAAGCAGCAAAGCCCTGATGTTCCTCCAGAATTAAAGGACAACCGTACGTTTGTCCCAATTCGTTTTGTAGCAGAAGCTATGGGAGCTCAGGTTAATTGGAATAAGTCAGCTTTACAGGTAGAGATTAAACGAGATCAAGCAACGATCCATTTAAACCTTAACTCAAGAACGGTTACGGTGAATGGACAAGCTCATCAAATTGATACTCATCCATACATGTCCAAATCCCGTACAATGGTTCCTGTACGATTTGTTAGTGAATTTCTTGGATTAGATGTCGGTTGGCAAGCCAAAGAAAAGACGGTTGTGATTTCAAAACCGATGACGCTTTCTATTAATGGACAAGCTTTTACAGGAGTATATCGTCCGGTCCAGCTTAATAATAGCGTATATGTTCCAATCGTAGAAATGGCTAAGAGATTAAACGTAGGTGTTAGGCAACAAAATGGACAGTATATATTCTCGTACGCAAGTCCATCAGGAAACCAAGGAACGGTATCAAATCAAATAGCAGCAAGTGAAATTCAGATGGTTGATGATATAGCGATGGCAAACAGAAATCACATCGAGACGTTACTAGGAGCAGAGGTGACATCCTCTCATCAAGACCATATTGAAGTGACTAAGGAAGTTTCATATCTTGAGCTATCTGATATTTCGTTAGAGAACGGGAAGTACATCATTACAGCGCCGGGCTTAGATCGGTCCAGCCTTGATTATTTCTTTTTAGCAGACCCGAATCGTTTGGTAGTAGATATTCCATTTACACAAATCGGTGAGGCATTAAAAACGACGGGTACACTACCACTTGCTCATGATGTGGTAGATCAAGTACGTATTTCACAGTTCAGTTCTTCACCAATGACCATTCGCTTAGTGTTCGATTTAAATAAGAGAGCTAATGTAGATATCCAAAAGGTTGGCGACACACTTGAGTTTACGTTGACTCATAAAAAGCCTTTAATATATCTTGACCCAGGTCATGGAGCCCACGACCCTGGTGCAGGTGGAGCAAATACTAGAGAAAAGGATGTTGTTCTTGCCGTCTCTAATAAATTGTTCGCTTTACTGGAGGCAGATCAAGATATCGATGTACAAGCTACGCGTAAAACAGACGTCTTTTTAAGCTTAACAGAGCGTACAGACTTAGCAAACAAAGCAGGAGCAGATATGTTCCTTTCTATTCATGCTAACGCAGCGACTAGCTCTTCAGCTCATGGAACAGAAACTTTTGTTCATGTAAACGCGGATCGTACGTTTGGTAGTATTGTTCACAAACATTTAGTAAAGGCTACGGGGCTAAGAGATCGTGGCCTGAAGGAAGCAAACTTTAGTGTACTGAGAAATTCGAAAATGCCCGCTGCTTTAATTGAAATTGCTTTTATTAGCAATCCTCAAGAGGAGAAGCTACTAAAGGATCCAGCCTTCCAAGATAAAGTAGCAAAGGCATTGTATGATGCTGTAAGGGAGTATGAGTTTGGAAAGTAAGCTGAAGTGAATACTTTTTGGTTTTAGAAGCAAATTGAATCCTGCTTATAAACCAACTTTTCTCAAGAGAATTAGCACAGAAGTGAGGTAAAACCTCCATTTTCTGTTGCTAATTCTCTTTTATTGGGCAAAGTAATGTGTGAGTGCGAACTACGCTGATTCTACTAATTAAAGTCTAAAAACGTATGTAGTGGTAAAAAGTAAGTTTAATAGGTTATAGTTGAAGAACAAGCGTAATAATGAGGGAGTATGGTAACTTTTATAAAGTAGGTGGTAAAAATGGGAACAAACAAAGTTATTGTCGGTCTATCGGGTAGTATTCGTGATCAATCATCAACTAAAAAATCACTGAACAGTCTCAGGAGATATATATCGGAGGAGATTGAATATATCATTTACGATGGTCTTCAAAAGCTCCCACATTTTAATCCAGAATTAGATAACGAAGAAGCTCCTGCGGAGGTTCAAGTTTATAGAGCCTTATTAGACAGAGCAGATGGTGTAATTATTTGTACACCAGAATATATTAAAGGAGTACCTGGTGTGTTAAAAAATGCACTAGAATGGCTAGTTTCTTCAGCCACACTATACCAAAAGCCTGTTGCCGTTATTACTGCATCAGGCGGAGGAGAACATGCTCATCAAGCATTACTATTAAATTTAAGTATGCTTGAGGCTAGTGTAGAACACACTCTTTTAATTTCTGGTGCAAATAATAAACTTACTGAGGATGGAGAGTACGCCAATGATGAAGTCGTACAATCTCTCAAGGAATTGGTTGCAGGCATAACGCTTCAAAACAATTGAAAAGGTCTGCACCACTGAGGAAATATTTGAAGTAATAGCCATGATTATGTAAAAGAGGCTTTTGAGCGCTAAAGTAGCGCCAGCAAACGGTAGCTGTTAAAATAGATTTACTCTTAAAAGAATTTTCGGTGAGGTGAAGGGACTTGATAACTGAAAAATATACACCAACTGCAACACCTAAGTGGCTGGGCTATGCCCTTCAATCGCTTGTTTTTATGTCTGGGCAACAAAAGGAGCATTGTGCCAGCAGTGAGATCGCTGAAAATGTGTGCAGTGAGGCTACGTTAACTCGTCGAGTTCTTTCCCGCTTGGTCAAGGCGGGGATTGTGGAGGCAAGAGAAGGACGTGATGGGGGATACGCTCTTAGTAGAAAACCAGAGGATATCTCCTTTGCCGATGTATACAAAGCTATTCAGATGGTAGAACCCCTGTACACAGGTTTGCTTGATACAACAAAAGGGGGGCCTTTTGAAACAGAAACGCGGGATATGTTTACTGAGGTAATAAATGAATCTGAGCGGCAGTTAATTTTAGTATTAGAACGTCATACAATTGCAGATTTGATCCAAAAAATTAATCAAGAAAAATAAAAAAAAACTGTGATTGACATAAGCATAGTTATCGCATATACTGTGATTTGAAAAGCCATATTTTTTTGTTTTTAACTGTGGTTTTTAAAATCATATTTTTGAAAGGAGAATTTTAGTTTGACCGACGAACAACCCTTTACTATTCGCTCGATCATGGCTCCCTTAATTGCAGTTGTTGTAGGTATGATTATGGTTATTTTGGACAGTACGATTGTCAATGTTGCTTTTCCAAAATTCCAACAAGAGTTTAATAGCTCCTTGTCTGTGGTACAGTGGACGTTTACTGGCTACACACTAGCTTTATCAGCTGTTATTCCCCTTGCAGGCTGGATGACAGACAAATTCGGAACGAAACGAGTTTTTCTAACTACGATTGTTCTATTTACGCTCGGCTCAGTATTATGCGCAATGGCACAGACGATTGAACAATTGATTATTTTTCGCATTATTCAGGGGCTTGGTGGAGGAATGGTAGCTCCGATCGGCATGGCTATCATCTATCGGCTGGCGCCTCCCCATAAGGTCGGAGCGGTAATGGGTGTGCTAGGCGTTCCTATCCTCATTGCTCCTGCGTTAGGTCCAGTGCTGTCCGGTTGGATAATCGATTATGTATCGTGGCATTGGATATTTCTTATCAATTTACCCATTGGTATCATAGCCATAGCTATTGGAATAAGATATTTGCCAGTATTTCCGCAGGGGGAGGCACCGAGATTAGATTTT is a window encoding:
- a CDS encoding N-acetylmuramoyl-L-alanine amidase family protein, whose product is MKKKASLFFFFLLASLLVVGTYSEVGVSANQAIKLIVEGKQQSPDVPPELKDNRTFVPIRFVAEAMGAQVNWNKSALQVEIKRDQATIHLNLNSRTVTVNGQAHQIDTHPYMSKSRTMVPVRFVSEFLGLDVGWQAKEKTVVISKPMTLSINGQAFTGVYRPVQLNNSVYVPIVEMAKRLNVGVRQQNGQYIFSYASPSGNQGTVSNQIAASEIQMVDDIAMANRNHIETLLGAEVTSSHQDHIEVTKEVSYLELSDISLENGKYIITAPGLDRSSLDYFFLADPNRLVVDIPFTQIGEALKTTGTLPLAHDVVDQVRISQFSSSPMTIRLVFDLNKRANVDIQKVGDTLEFTLTHKKPLIYLDPGHGAHDPGAGGANTREKDVVLAVSNKLFALLEADQDIDVQATRKTDVFLSLTERTDLANKAGADMFLSIHANAATSSSAHGTETFVHVNADRTFGSIVHKHLVKATGLRDRGLKEANFSVLRNSKMPAALIEIAFISNPQEEKLLKDPAFQDKVAKALYDAVREYEFGK
- a CDS encoding NADPH-dependent FMN reductase — encoded protein: MGTNKVIVGLSGSIRDQSSTKKSLNSLRRYISEEIEYIIYDGLQKLPHFNPELDNEEAPAEVQVYRALLDRADGVIICTPEYIKGVPGVLKNALEWLVSSATLYQKPVAVITASGGGEHAHQALLLNLSMLEASVEHTLLISGANNKLTEDGEYANDEVVQSLKELVAGITLQNN
- a CDS encoding RrF2 family transcriptional regulator, with protein sequence MITEKYTPTATPKWLGYALQSLVFMSGQQKEHCASSEIAENVCSEATLTRRVLSRLVKAGIVEAREGRDGGYALSRKPEDISFADVYKAIQMVEPLYTGLLDTTKGGPFETETRDMFTEVINESERQLILVLERHTIADLIQKINQEK